The following proteins are co-located in the Micromonospora viridifaciens genome:
- a CDS encoding DedA family protein, translating into MGDVLELLQQTTTSPWAYLVIFVVTTVDAFFPAVPGETVVITAAVFAADGEPALAAVIVTAALGALAGDHVSYAIGRGGGAHRLARLPAGSRRRASSEWARRAVDRRGGMILTTARYVPGGRTAVTLTMGAVRYPARCFLMYDLLACAGWALYCGLLGYFGGLAFKQNPIQGLLLGVGLSLAATGLFEAVRWARRRARARAAARR; encoded by the coding sequence ATGGGGGACGTGCTCGAACTGCTGCAGCAGACGACGACCTCGCCCTGGGCGTACCTGGTGATCTTCGTGGTCACCACCGTCGACGCGTTCTTCCCGGCGGTGCCCGGCGAGACGGTGGTGATCACCGCCGCGGTCTTCGCGGCGGACGGGGAGCCTGCCCTGGCCGCGGTGATCGTGACGGCCGCGCTCGGCGCGCTCGCCGGCGACCACGTCTCGTACGCCATCGGGCGCGGCGGCGGCGCGCACCGGCTGGCCCGGCTGCCCGCCGGCAGCCGGCGGCGGGCGAGTTCCGAGTGGGCCCGCCGGGCGGTCGACCGGCGCGGCGGGATGATCCTGACCACCGCCCGCTACGTCCCGGGCGGCCGGACCGCGGTCACCCTGACCATGGGCGCGGTCCGCTACCCGGCGCGCTGCTTCCTGATGTACGACCTGCTCGCCTGCGCCGGCTGGGCGCTCTACTGCGGACTGCTCGGCTATTTCGGCGGGCTGGCCTTCAAGCAGAACCCGATCCAGGGCCTGCTCCTCGGGGTGGGCCTGTCACTCGCGGCCACCGGGCTGTTCGAGGCGGTCCGCTGGGCCCGCCGCCGGGCCCGCGCCCGCGCCGCCGCCCGCCGCTGA
- a CDS encoding SigE family RNA polymerase sigma factor encodes MRVDPTFETFVEGRSTALLRTAYLLTGDRGHAEDLLQTALLRTARHWSRARDAPEAYVRRVLVNLSRDRIRSLFRRPREAPMPPDPDSVVNAVDAGYEQVTERRVVIRALAKLPIRQRQVIVLRFFEDLSVEQTAEVLGCSTGTVKSYTSRALASLREVLAGHHQPTPLEVSHAS; translated from the coding sequence ATGCGGGTAGACCCCACCTTCGAAACGTTCGTCGAAGGCAGATCCACGGCACTGCTCCGCACCGCGTACCTGCTCACCGGGGACCGCGGGCATGCCGAGGACCTGTTGCAGACAGCGCTGCTGCGCACCGCGCGGCACTGGTCACGGGCGCGGGACGCACCCGAGGCGTACGTGCGCCGAGTGCTGGTGAACCTGTCCCGGGACCGGATCAGATCGCTGTTCCGGCGGCCCCGGGAAGCGCCGATGCCACCGGATCCGGACAGCGTCGTCAACGCCGTCGACGCCGGTTACGAGCAGGTGACCGAGCGCCGAGTGGTGATCAGGGCGCTGGCCAAGCTGCCGATCCGCCAGCGGCAGGTCATCGTGCTGCGCTTCTTCGAGGACCTGTCGGTCGAGCAGACGGCGGAGGTGCTCGGCTGTTCCACCGGCACAGTCAAGTCGTACACGTCCCGGGCACTGGCCAGCCTGCGTGAAGTGCTGGCCGGTCATCACCAGCCCACTCCCCTGGAGGTTTCCCATGCCAGTTGA
- a CDS encoding TetR/AcrR family transcriptional regulator, giving the protein MSGTPTFKRLPRAVREQQMLDAAVRVFSRRGFHTASMDEIADAAGISKPMVYAYLGTKEELFVACLQREGSRMMAAIAGAAAPDLPADERLWRGLRAFFGFVGAHRDGWAVLYRQARGERPFAAELAAMRTRLVEVVAGMLDHALRAKGREVGATDLEVVAYALVGASESLADWLADHPEADPEKTATRMMNVAWLGADQLLRGATWHPPEA; this is encoded by the coding sequence GTGTCCGGTACACCGACCTTCAAGCGCCTGCCCCGGGCCGTACGCGAGCAGCAGATGCTGGACGCGGCCGTCCGGGTGTTCTCCCGGCGAGGGTTCCACACGGCCAGCATGGATGAGATCGCCGATGCCGCCGGCATCTCGAAGCCGATGGTCTACGCGTACCTGGGCACGAAGGAGGAACTCTTCGTCGCCTGTCTGCAGCGCGAGGGCAGCCGGATGATGGCGGCCATCGCCGGGGCCGCCGCCCCCGACCTGCCCGCCGACGAGCGGCTCTGGCGCGGGCTGCGCGCCTTCTTCGGTTTCGTCGGCGCGCACCGGGACGGCTGGGCGGTGCTCTACCGGCAGGCCCGCGGCGAGCGGCCGTTCGCCGCCGAACTGGCCGCCATGCGTACCCGGCTGGTCGAGGTGGTCGCCGGCATGCTCGACCACGCGCTACGGGCGAAGGGCCGCGAGGTGGGCGCCACCGACCTGGAGGTGGTCGCGTACGCCCTGGTCGGCGCGAGCGAGTCGCTGGCCGACTGGCTCGCAGACCATCCGGAGGCGGACCCGGAGAAGACCGCCACCCGGATGATGAACGTCGCCTGGCTCGGCGCCGACCAGCTCCTGCGCGGCGCCACCTGGCACCCGCCGGAGGCGTGA
- a CDS encoding SCP2 sterol-binding domain-containing protein, with product MTDFDPANFTNVSPKEFAQLVKSTPDDKIAAVMSGELRGKILSEVFNRMPSLFRADRAGSTNAIIHWNVTGRPDGGTDTYEIVIENGTCTVTDAPARDPKLSLTMGPVDFLKIVSGGGNPVMMFMTGKLKAKGDLGLAANIANLFDIPKA from the coding sequence ATGACGGACTTCGATCCCGCCAACTTCACGAACGTCAGCCCCAAGGAGTTCGCGCAGCTGGTCAAGTCCACCCCCGATGACAAGATCGCCGCGGTCATGTCCGGCGAGCTGCGCGGCAAGATCCTGAGCGAGGTCTTCAACCGGATGCCGTCGCTGTTCCGGGCCGACCGCGCCGGCTCCACCAACGCGATCATCCACTGGAACGTCACCGGCCGCCCCGACGGCGGCACCGACACCTACGAGATCGTCATCGAGAACGGCACCTGCACCGTCACGGACGCCCCGGCGCGCGACCCGAAGCTCAGCCTCACCATGGGTCCGGTCGACTTCCTGAAGATCGTCTCCGGCGGCGGCAACCCGGTCATGATGTTCATGACCGGCAAGCTCAAGGCCAAGGGCGACCTGGGCCTCGCCGCGAACATCGCCAACCTGTTCGACATCCCCAAGGCCTGA
- a CDS encoding acyl-CoA dehydrogenase family protein: MVEFSLDLNEEQRDLREWVHGFAADVVRPAAAEWDAREETPWPIIQEAAKVGLYGFEFLATCWADPTGLALPIASEELFWGDAGIGLSIFGTSLAVAAIYGAGTPDQMVEWVPQCFGDVDQPAVAAFCTTEPEAGSDVGAMRTRAVYDEATDEWVLNGQKAYATNGGIAGVHVVTASVEPELGSRGQAAFVVPPGTPGLTATRKLRKLGLRASHTADVFLDDVRVPGRCLLGEREALLARLDRARSGQRASGQAAMRTFELSRPTVGAQALGVARAAYEYALDYAKERVQFGRPIIENQAVAFALADMKMEIDAARLLVWRASWMGRNNRPFTAGEGSMSKLKAGEVAVSVTEKAVQLLGGAGFLRDHPVERWYRDAKIYTIFEGTSEIQRLVISRAISGMQIR; this comes from the coding sequence ATGGTCGAGTTCTCGCTCGATCTGAACGAGGAACAGCGGGACCTCCGCGAGTGGGTGCACGGCTTCGCCGCCGACGTCGTGCGCCCGGCCGCGGCCGAGTGGGACGCCCGCGAGGAGACCCCCTGGCCGATCATCCAGGAGGCCGCGAAGGTCGGGCTGTACGGCTTCGAGTTCCTCGCCACCTGCTGGGCCGATCCCACCGGCCTCGCCCTGCCGATCGCCAGCGAGGAGCTGTTCTGGGGCGACGCCGGCATCGGGCTGAGCATCTTCGGCACCTCGCTGGCCGTCGCCGCCATCTACGGCGCCGGCACGCCGGACCAGATGGTCGAGTGGGTGCCGCAGTGCTTCGGCGACGTCGACCAGCCGGCGGTCGCCGCCTTCTGCACCACCGAGCCGGAGGCCGGCTCCGACGTCGGGGCCATGCGCACCCGCGCGGTCTACGACGAGGCCACCGACGAGTGGGTGCTGAACGGGCAGAAGGCGTACGCCACCAACGGCGGGATCGCCGGGGTGCACGTGGTCACCGCCTCCGTCGAGCCGGAGCTGGGCTCGCGGGGGCAGGCGGCGTTCGTCGTACCGCCGGGCACGCCGGGGCTGACCGCCACCCGCAAGCTGCGCAAGCTCGGGCTGCGCGCGTCGCACACCGCCGACGTCTTCCTCGACGACGTCCGGGTGCCCGGGCGCTGCCTGCTCGGCGAGCGGGAGGCCCTGCTGGCACGGCTCGACCGGGCCCGCTCCGGCCAGCGCGCCTCCGGCCAGGCGGCGATGCGCACCTTCGAGCTGTCCCGCCCGACCGTCGGCGCGCAGGCGCTCGGCGTGGCCCGCGCCGCCTACGAGTACGCCCTGGACTACGCGAAGGAACGGGTCCAGTTCGGCCGGCCGATCATCGAGAACCAGGCGGTCGCGTTCGCGCTCGCCGACATGAAGATGGAGATCGACGCGGCCCGGCTGCTGGTCTGGCGGGCCTCCTGGATGGGCCGCAACAACCGGCCGTTCACCGCGGGCGAGGGCTCGATGTCCAAGCTCAAGGCCGGCGAGGTGGCCGTGTCGGTCACCGAGAAGGCGGTCCAGCTGCTCGGCGGCGCCGGCTTCCTGCGCGACCACCCGGTCGAGCGCTGGTACCGGGACGCCAAGATCTACACGATCTTCGAGGGCACCTCGGAGATCCAGCGGCTGGTCATCTCCCGGGCCATCTCCGGGATGCAGATCCGCTGA
- a CDS encoding AMP-binding protein produces the protein MDLPFIVATLTRRGLLNPGRPIRVAAQLGALRRWGWSLAGELRQAAARDPGRTAVVDEHGDSLTYQELLDRAERLARSMRAGLGVRSGDRVGVLCRNHHGLIEAIVAAMLLGADAVLVNTGLSAAQLATVAQEQALRVLVHDAEFAERILGLPADVHRVDEHGQEELIGGALPGDQLQPPERDGRTIVLTSGTTGAPKGARRPTPNGFGPLVSIIDRIPLHARDTMMIAAPLFHTWGYAALQVAFALRSTIVLHRRFDPAATLAALVGQPCDALFAVPVMLQRLMELPPPDPRPPLKVVAVSGSALPGGLATAFMDVYGDVLHNLYGSTEVSWAAIADPADLRRAPSTAGRPPHGTRLAILDQAGAPVPPGQVGRIFVGNEMLFEGYTSGAGRASHDGLLDTGDLGRMDAEGLLFVDGRADDMIVSGGENLFPSEVEDLIARLPQVREVAVIGVPDVEYGQRLAAFLALHPGETLDPEAVREYVRHYLARFSVPRDVIFVKYLPRNATGKVLGRELRRYYA, from the coding sequence GTGGACCTGCCGTTCATCGTCGCCACGCTGACCCGACGCGGGTTGCTCAACCCAGGCCGTCCGATCCGCGTCGCCGCCCAGCTCGGCGCGCTGCGCAGGTGGGGCTGGAGCCTCGCCGGTGAGCTGCGCCAGGCCGCCGCACGGGACCCGGGGCGGACGGCCGTCGTCGACGAGCACGGCGACTCGCTGACGTACCAGGAGCTGCTGGACCGAGCCGAGCGGCTGGCCCGGTCGATGCGGGCCGGGCTCGGCGTCCGGTCCGGCGACCGGGTCGGCGTGCTCTGCCGCAACCACCACGGGCTGATCGAGGCGATCGTCGCGGCGATGCTGCTCGGCGCGGACGCCGTACTGGTCAACACCGGGCTCTCCGCGGCGCAGCTCGCCACCGTGGCGCAGGAGCAGGCGCTGCGGGTGCTGGTGCACGACGCCGAGTTCGCCGAGCGCATCCTCGGCCTTCCCGCCGACGTGCACCGGGTCGACGAGCACGGCCAGGAGGAGCTGATCGGCGGCGCCCTGCCCGGAGACCAGCTCCAGCCGCCGGAGCGGGACGGCCGGACCATCGTCCTCACCTCCGGCACCACCGGGGCACCCAAGGGGGCCCGCCGACCCACGCCGAACGGGTTCGGCCCGCTGGTGTCCATCATCGACCGGATCCCGCTGCACGCGCGGGACACCATGATGATCGCCGCGCCGCTCTTCCACACCTGGGGGTACGCCGCCCTCCAGGTGGCCTTCGCGCTGCGTTCCACCATCGTGCTGCACCGCCGGTTCGACCCGGCCGCCACGCTGGCCGCCCTGGTGGGGCAGCCCTGCGACGCGCTCTTCGCCGTACCGGTGATGCTGCAACGGCTGATGGAGCTGCCACCGCCGGACCCCCGGCCGCCGCTGAAGGTGGTCGCGGTCAGCGGCTCGGCGCTCCCCGGTGGGCTCGCCACCGCGTTCATGGACGTCTACGGCGACGTCCTCCACAACCTGTACGGCTCGACCGAGGTCTCCTGGGCGGCCATCGCCGACCCGGCCGACCTGCGGCGGGCACCCAGCACCGCCGGCCGCCCGCCGCACGGCACCCGGCTGGCGATCCTCGACCAGGCCGGCGCTCCGGTCCCGCCCGGCCAGGTCGGGCGGATCTTCGTGGGCAACGAGATGCTCTTCGAGGGCTACACCTCGGGGGCCGGCCGGGCGAGCCACGACGGCCTGCTGGACACCGGCGACCTGGGCCGGATGGACGCCGAGGGTCTGCTCTTCGTCGACGGACGGGCCGACGACATGATCGTCTCCGGCGGCGAGAACCTCTTCCCCTCCGAGGTCGAGGACCTGATCGCCCGGCTGCCGCAGGTCCGCGAGGTCGCCGTGATCGGCGTACCCGACGTGGAGTACGGCCAGCGGCTCGCCGCGTTCCTGGCGCTGCACCCTGGTGAGACGCTCGACCCGGAGGCGGTCCGCGAGTACGTCCGCCACTACCTGGCCCGCTTCTCCGTACCGCGGGACGTGATCTTCGTGAAGTACCTGCCACGCAACGCCACCGGCAAGGTGCTCGGCCGCGAACTGCGCCGCTACTACGCCTGA
- a CDS encoding SigE family RNA polymerase sigma factor, protein MPVDVEGYREFVAARLEPLRRTAYLLCGDWHTADDLVSSALIRLLRHWRRVSAMESPDAYARRTLLRVWLDERRRPWRRESAWAELPDRAVHATVDDSAVRITILGLLAELPPRRRAVLVLRYFCDLSVEETARELGCTPGTVKSQAARAIETLRGRMAVEEVRTDG, encoded by the coding sequence TTGCCGGTTGATGTCGAGGGTTACCGCGAGTTCGTCGCGGCACGCCTGGAACCGCTGCGGCGGACGGCGTACCTGCTCTGCGGCGACTGGCACACGGCGGACGACCTGGTGTCGTCCGCGCTGATCAGGCTGCTGCGGCACTGGCGGCGGGTGTCCGCCATGGAAAGCCCCGACGCGTACGCCCGGCGCACCCTGCTGCGGGTCTGGCTGGACGAGCGCCGCCGGCCGTGGCGGCGGGAGTCGGCCTGGGCGGAGCTGCCGGACCGGGCCGTCCACGCGACCGTCGACGACAGCGCGGTGCGGATCACCATCCTCGGGCTCCTGGCCGAGTTGCCGCCACGGCGGCGGGCCGTCCTGGTGCTGCGCTACTTCTGTGACCTGTCGGTCGAGGAGACGGCCCGGGAGCTCGGCTGCACACCAGGGACTGTGAAGAGCCAGGCGGCGCGGGCGATCGAGACGCTGCGGGGCCGCATGGCCGTTGAGGAGGTGCGTACCGATGGATGA
- a CDS encoding adenylosuccinate synthase — protein MPAIVLLGAQWGDEGKGKVTDLLGGRVDYVVRYSGGNNAGHTVITPDGQKYALHLMPSGALSPSAMIVIGNGVVVDPKVLLEEIDGLAERGVDVSRLRISGDAHLIMPHHRALDRVVERYLGSSRIGTTGRGIGPAYGDKVARMGIRLQDLLDPGILRKKLELALREKNQVLFKVYNRKAIDVDATIEEYLGYAERLTPYIAETRAMLWDALDRGETVLLEGAQATMLDMDHGTYPFVTSSNPTAGGACVGAGIPPTAITKVIAVSKAYTTRVGSGPFPTELFDDNGQHLRKVGHEYGTTTGRERRCGWFDAVVARYACRLNGVTDLVITKLDVLTGLPKVPICVGYEINGKRFDDMPMTQTDFHHATPIYEELDGWWEDITKARTEADLPENARRYIARIEELCRTRVSVVGVGPGREENVLRHPLLP, from the coding sequence ATGCCAGCGATCGTGCTCCTCGGTGCCCAGTGGGGCGACGAGGGCAAGGGCAAGGTTACCGACCTGCTGGGTGGGCGGGTCGACTACGTGGTGCGCTACTCCGGCGGCAACAACGCCGGGCACACGGTGATCACCCCGGACGGCCAGAAGTACGCGCTGCACCTCATGCCGTCCGGCGCGCTCTCGCCGAGCGCCATGATCGTCATCGGCAACGGTGTGGTGGTCGACCCGAAGGTGCTGCTGGAGGAGATCGACGGGCTCGCCGAGCGGGGCGTGGACGTCTCCCGGCTGCGGATCTCCGGCGACGCGCACCTGATCATGCCGCACCACCGGGCGCTGGACCGGGTGGTCGAGCGCTACCTGGGCTCGTCCCGGATCGGCACCACCGGCCGGGGCATCGGCCCGGCGTACGGCGACAAGGTCGCCCGGATGGGCATTAGGCTCCAGGATCTGCTCGACCCCGGCATCCTGCGCAAGAAGCTGGAGCTGGCGCTCCGCGAGAAGAACCAGGTGCTGTTCAAGGTCTACAACCGCAAGGCGATCGACGTCGACGCGACGATCGAGGAGTACCTGGGCTACGCGGAGCGGCTCACGCCGTACATCGCGGAGACCCGGGCGATGCTCTGGGACGCCCTGGACCGCGGCGAGACGGTCCTGCTGGAGGGCGCCCAGGCCACCATGCTCGACATGGACCACGGCACGTACCCCTTCGTCACCTCGTCGAACCCGACGGCCGGTGGGGCGTGCGTGGGCGCGGGCATCCCGCCGACCGCGATCACCAAGGTCATCGCGGTGAGCAAGGCGTACACCACCCGGGTGGGTTCCGGTCCGTTCCCGACCGAGCTGTTCGACGACAACGGCCAGCACCTGCGCAAGGTCGGCCATGAGTACGGCACCACCACCGGCCGGGAGCGCCGCTGCGGCTGGTTCGACGCGGTTGTCGCCCGGTACGCCTGCCGCCTGAACGGCGTCACCGACCTGGTCATCACCAAGCTCGACGTGCTCACCGGCCTGCCCAAGGTGCCGATCTGCGTCGGGTACGAGATCAACGGCAAGCGCTTCGACGACATGCCGATGACGCAGACCGACTTCCACCACGCCACCCCGATCTACGAAGAGCTGGACGGCTGGTGGGAGGACATCACCAAGGCGAGAACCGAGGCCGACCTCCCCGAGAACGCCCGCCGGTACATCGCCCGCATCGAGGAACTCTGCCGCACCCGCGTCAGCGTGGTAGGCGTAGGCCCCGGCCGCGAGGAAAACGTCCTCCGCCACCCCCTCCTCCCCTAA
- a CDS encoding diacylglycerol kinase family protein has protein sequence MYDVVLLTLGSGRDTPGGGCGSGGACCGGADEAADATPAERCETPRVPVLACADALTARGARVETVTARSDAEIDEVLARLDAPSRPDGLTWPDPDSKTRLVVATASDGQLRAVLRRLVRRYAPPPSRRPADLPDNRTVPDLPPVGVLPLDPARSGTARDLAAQLGLPRDPAAVAAAVLDGTVRRLDLLRNDGGSVTLDGALLGAADDAGRPLHWRARVEVDGTILSHGEDPIMACAIGNAGGYARLDDVVLLADPDPTDGQVDVALAVPVVTRSVLGRKRVRLEVRRARGRAVAVVPRDEKVPFLDDGVEGELNRKRSWWTEPGAWAVWTA, from the coding sequence GTGTACGACGTGGTGCTGCTCACCCTCGGCTCGGGGCGGGACACGCCCGGTGGAGGATGCGGCAGCGGTGGAGCCTGCTGCGGTGGGGCCGACGAGGCCGCCGACGCCACGCCCGCGGAGCGCTGCGAGACCCCGCGCGTACCGGTGCTGGCCTGCGCGGACGCCCTGACCGCCCGAGGTGCCCGGGTGGAGACGGTGACCGCCCGCTCGGACGCCGAGATCGACGAGGTGCTGGCCCGCCTCGACGCGCCGTCGCGCCCCGACGGCCTCACCTGGCCGGACCCGGACAGCAAGACCCGGCTGGTGGTCGCCACGGCCAGCGACGGCCAGCTGCGCGCCGTCCTGCGTCGGCTGGTCCGGCGGTACGCTCCGCCGCCCAGCCGTCGCCCGGCCGATCTGCCCGACAACCGGACCGTCCCCGACCTGCCCCCGGTCGGCGTGCTCCCGCTCGACCCGGCCCGCAGCGGTACGGCGCGGGACCTGGCCGCGCAGCTCGGGCTGCCCCGCGACCCGGCGGCGGTGGCCGCCGCGGTGCTGGACGGCACGGTCCGACGGCTCGACCTGCTGCGCAACGACGGTGGTTCGGTGACCCTCGACGGCGCGCTGCTCGGTGCGGCCGACGACGCGGGCCGCCCGCTGCACTGGCGGGCCCGGGTCGAGGTCGACGGCACGATCCTCTCCCACGGCGAGGACCCGATCATGGCCTGCGCGATCGGCAACGCCGGCGGGTACGCCCGCCTGGACGACGTGGTGCTGCTGGCCGACCCGGACCCGACCGACGGCCAGGTCGACGTGGCGCTGGCCGTGCCCGTGGTCACCCGGTCCGTACTCGGCAGGAAGCGGGTACGACTCGAGGTACGCCGGGCCCGCGGGCGGGCGGTGGCGGTGGTGCCGCGCGACGAGAAGGTGCCCTTCCTCGACGACGGCGTCGAGGGCGAGCTGAACCGGAAGCGGTCCTGGTGGACCGAGCCGGGCGCCTGGGCGGTCTGGACGGCCTGA
- a CDS encoding MinD/ParA family ATP-binding protein, which produces MVHENADRAHVPGQPQVPERDIEPLWPPDPTDPTVAAPPWAAPQPAASAWPTPPATATPSAAAWPPAPQPVDPATEPAPDQTPPGTGREASPPRAAQPPVDLDLPFTLDHPAPSPAGPAAEPGGKAEPGAEVEPDGRTDSSGRAAGEAAAIAPATSPLEATVGEAAGSGPTTSPPTTSAGAAVAMAPATSPPMTSAGEAAGNGPGTALPEATAGETTGGRNESPWAQPPQRLTSSGGEAPAPESTEAGSATPPGNSETPESPAPRRGPFPPSPGVPRQQPPYENGSAYPPGPVGYGQPGHPTPSPYPPPGPGGATPPPGWYSTAWPQQAAPVPQQPGPPPPQQPGPAAYPEPVWTPESGAPPTAEDFARRRQARPADPVATMGVRAVVNKIGLVRLPPGRHEQEVKRDIEMVRRNFGGLRQVTVVNPKGGAGKTVAILLLAMTFGQKRGGYVLAWDNNETQGTLGMRAQQDFHTRTVRDLLRDLAQFQGAHGRVGDLSQYVRSQGEGMFDVLASDESATGGEMLTAAAFAEIRDVVSRFYKLIFVDTGNNVRAQNWQAAMDATDQLLVTMSARNDSAETAARMLDHLEQSGRQRLVRQAVTVVSMPPSRKEIDLPAIQAHFAARTRAVLLAPYERLIDTGEPIRYGQLSSATRDAWLKIAAAVAEGL; this is translated from the coding sequence GTGGTGCACGAGAACGCCGACCGGGCCCACGTGCCGGGCCAACCGCAGGTGCCCGAGCGGGACATCGAACCGCTCTGGCCGCCGGATCCGACCGACCCGACCGTCGCCGCCCCGCCCTGGGCGGCACCCCAGCCGGCGGCGTCAGCCTGGCCCACCCCGCCCGCCACGGCCACACCCTCGGCGGCCGCCTGGCCACCAGCACCGCAGCCGGTCGACCCGGCCACCGAGCCGGCCCCGGACCAGACGCCGCCGGGCACCGGCCGCGAAGCATCCCCGCCCCGCGCGGCGCAACCTCCGGTCGACCTGGACCTACCGTTCACCCTGGACCACCCGGCACCCAGCCCGGCCGGCCCGGCAGCGGAGCCGGGCGGCAAAGCGGAGCCGGGTGCCGAGGTGGAGCCGGACGGTAGAACGGACAGTTCCGGGCGAGCCGCCGGGGAGGCGGCGGCCATCGCTCCGGCGACTTCCCCACTTGAGGCCACCGTCGGGGAGGCCGCGGGCAGCGGTCCGACGACTTCCCCGCCCACGACCAGCGCCGGGGCGGCGGTGGCCATGGCTCCGGCGACTTCCCCGCCCATGACCAGCGCCGGGGAGGCGGCGGGCAACGGTCCGGGGACCGCCCTGCCCGAGGCCACCGCCGGGGAGACGACGGGCGGCCGGAACGAGTCGCCCTGGGCGCAGCCGCCGCAGCGGCTCACCAGTTCGGGTGGCGAGGCACCGGCGCCGGAATCGACGGAGGCCGGCTCAGCGACGCCGCCTGGGAACAGCGAAACGCCGGAGAGCCCGGCTCCGCGGCGCGGGCCGTTCCCGCCCTCGCCGGGCGTGCCGAGGCAGCAGCCGCCGTACGAGAACGGTTCGGCGTACCCGCCGGGACCGGTCGGGTACGGGCAGCCGGGACACCCCACGCCGTCCCCGTACCCGCCGCCGGGGCCGGGCGGAGCCACCCCGCCGCCGGGCTGGTACTCGACAGCCTGGCCGCAACAGGCGGCCCCGGTGCCGCAGCAGCCCGGACCGCCCCCGCCGCAGCAGCCCGGCCCCGCCGCGTACCCGGAGCCGGTCTGGACCCCCGAGAGCGGGGCCCCGCCGACCGCCGAGGACTTCGCCCGCCGCCGCCAGGCGCGCCCGGCCGATCCGGTCGCCACCATGGGGGTACGGGCGGTGGTCAACAAGATCGGCCTGGTCCGGCTGCCACCGGGGCGGCACGAGCAGGAGGTCAAGCGGGACATCGAGATGGTCCGCCGCAACTTCGGCGGGCTACGCCAGGTGACCGTGGTCAACCCGAAGGGCGGCGCGGGCAAGACCGTCGCCATCCTGCTGCTCGCGATGACCTTCGGCCAGAAACGCGGCGGGTACGTGCTGGCCTGGGACAACAACGAGACCCAGGGGACCCTGGGCATGCGGGCCCAGCAGGACTTCCACACGCGTACGGTCCGGGACCTGCTGCGTGACCTGGCCCAGTTCCAGGGTGCGCACGGCCGGGTCGGCGACCTGTCGCAGTACGTCCGCTCACAGGGCGAGGGGATGTTCGACGTGCTCGCCTCGGACGAATCGGCAACCGGCGGCGAGATGCTCACCGCCGCCGCGTTCGCCGAGATCCGCGACGTGGTCAGCCGCTTCTACAAGCTGATCTTCGTCGACACCGGGAACAACGTCCGGGCCCAGAACTGGCAGGCCGCGATGGACGCCACCGACCAGCTCCTGGTCACCATGTCGGCCCGCAACGACTCGGCGGAGACCGCCGCCCGGATGCTCGACCACCTGGAGCAGAGCGGCCGGCAGCGACTGGTCCGGCAGGCGGTGACGGTGGTGTCGATGCCGCCGTCGCGCAAGGAGATCGACCTGCCGGCGATCCAGGCGCACTTCGCGGCCCGGACCCGGGCGGTGCTGCTGGCGCCCTACGAACGACTCATCGACACCGGCGAGCCGATCCGGTACGGCCAGCTCTCCTCGGCCACGCGGGACGCGTGGCTGAAGATCGCCGCCGCGGTCGCCGAAGGGCTGTAG
- a CDS encoding DUF3151 domain-containing protein has product MQNLLPEPPATLLPVHEEADAALAAAAEQDTDEAYAAAAARFPTHSAAWASLAARALAAGQVISAYAYARTGYHRGLDQLRRSGWKGHGPVPWSHKPNRGFLRCLYLLSRAAGEIGEADEAARCAQFLRDCDPAAADALASH; this is encoded by the coding sequence ATGCAGAACCTGTTGCCTGAGCCGCCAGCCACCCTCTTGCCGGTGCACGAGGAGGCCGACGCCGCGCTGGCCGCCGCCGCAGAGCAGGACACCGACGAGGCGTACGCCGCGGCCGCCGCACGTTTCCCGACCCACAGCGCGGCCTGGGCGTCGCTCGCTGCCCGGGCGCTCGCCGCGGGCCAGGTCATTTCGGCGTACGCGTACGCGCGGACCGGCTACCACCGGGGCCTGGATCAGCTGCGCCGCAGCGGCTGGAAGGGACACGGCCCGGTGCCCTGGTCGCACAAGCCCAACCGGGGCTTCCTCCGCTGCCTCTACCTGCTCTCCCGGGCCGCCGGCGAGATCGGTGAGGCGGACGAGGCGGCTCGCTGCGCCCAGTTCCTCCGCGACTGCGATCCGGCCGCCGCGGACGCCCTGGCCAGCCACTGA